The nucleotide window TCCAAATATCGTGAGACTGTACGACGCCGACATCCTCCCAGTCCCACACCTTGAGATGGAGTACGTTGAGGGGTTCGAACTGAACGGAAAGACCCTCAGAGACCTGGAAAAGTACCCGAAGCCCGTTGATGAAAGCACTGCACTGAGACTCGTCAGGGGTATTGCAGAAGGACTCAAGCACGCACACTCTAAAGGAATTTATCACCGTGATTTAAAGCCCCAGAACGTCCTCCTGAAGAGCGACCTAACACCAAAGATAACCGACTGGGGACTGGCGAAAATTGGAACGATGAGTTCAAGCAGGAGCGTGTTTGGGTATACCCCCCTCTACGCGGCACCGGAGCACCTGATGCCGAGCAAGTACGGGCACACCGATGCAAGAACCGACATCTATCAACTCGGCGTCATGTTCTATGAATTATTAACCGGAAGGCTCCCCTTCGAGGGCTACACCTACGAGGAGGTCTTCGGAAAGATAACCGATGAGAACTACAAGCCGAAGAAGCCATCCGAGATTAACCCGGAGCTGGCAAAGTACGATGGAATCTTCGAGAGACTCCTGGCCAAGAGGAAGGAAGACCGTTATCAGAGCGTTGATGAGTTCCTGGGAGAGCTTGAAAAACTGGAAGAGACCGAGAGGCAGAGAGCCGAGCTGGAAAGCGAGGTTGAGGAACTCAAAAAGACTCTCAGCCGGAGCATCTCGGCCCTGAAGAAGAGCACAACGGCGGAGGAAATTAAGAAGAACAGAAGAATGGTTGTCGAAACACTCGGAAAACTGGCCCTCGCGTACGCGCAGCTCAACAACAAAGCCGAGCTCCTCAACACGCTCAACGACCTCAAGTTCTACACCTCCCAAAACATTGAAGACCTTGGGAAGGCGATAGAAACCGTCGAGATGTTAATCAAGGAGGACCTCCCCGTAAGCGAGGACTTCATCGAGAGGCTGAAGGTTCTGATCCACAACATCAGACGGGAGGAGTATTTATAAGCGGACAGTACGTTGATTTTCATTCCCCGCCCAAACCGTTTTAACCTTTCTTTTTCACTTCCACCGGTGAAATCGATGCATCCAGGGGGATTTCTTGAGGTCATAACAGGCCCCATGTTCGCCGGAAAGACCACAGAGCTCATCAAAAGGGTGGAGAGGCAGATATTCGCAAAGAGAAAGGCGGCCCTCTTCAAACCTGCCATAGACAACCGCTATTCGGAGAAGGAAGTCGTTGCCCACAACGGGCTCAGATACGAGGCCTTTGTCGTCCCCACGACGGAGGAAGGAGTGGAAAGGATAAAGGAAGTAACCCTTACTGAGGGATACGAGGTCATTGGAATAGACGAGGTGCAGTTTTTCCCGCTTTCGATTGTTAAAACCTTAAACGAGCTTGCTGACCGGGGAATCTACGTCATAGCGAGCGGCCTCAACCTGGACTTCAAGGCGGACCCGTTCCCAGTTACGAAAGAGCTCCTCGTTAGGGCGGACAACATAGTCTACCTGACGGCCGTCTGCACCGTCTGCGGAAAGCCAGCAACGAGGAGCCAGAGGTTGATAGACGGAAAACCTGCGCCGAGGGATTCCCCGGTTATACATGTCGGGGGAAGGGAGAGCTATGAGGCGAGGTGCAGGGAGCACCACATAGTGCCTTAGGGTTTCCCTTAGGGTTTCGCAGACTATGGGTAGAACACCGACGACAGGGTTATTAAGCCCAACCCTTATCGTCGGCCATGATGAGGGAAGTAATCCACTGCAGAGGGCATCCAAACGTAAAAGCCACCCACCGCTCCACCCTGGAGTTCACGAAGGAGGACTACCTAACCCCCCGCGGGGACTGCATAATCTGCATTAAGGCAGATAGGGGTATCAACGACCTGAGCGAGGAGTTCAAAAGGGCCCTGCGGGGGGGAAGAAAGCTGAGGATAAGGATAAAGGTTGGGGAACTTGAGGACGAAGTCCTGGCGGAGGGCAGCCCGGAGCTAATCCTCGACCACCCGTACTCGGTGGTGGTGAGAAAGAGCACCTACATAGACGCGAGAACACTGGCGATAAATGCCAACAAGGCGGCAAGGGACATCGACAGGAGAATCGTCGAGATGCTCAAAAACCCGAAAACGGAGGCCGAGATTGAGCTGGTAATAGAGGAATAGAGTAGAAAACAGCATGTAGTCCAGGAAGTTAAAAAATGGAGTCGAAGGTCAGAGGCCATTTTGGAATTTATCCTCTCTTTGTCCAGGAGCATCAGATTTATCCCTCTTTTCCCCAGCGGATTTAGTCGATTTAGCCTTCTCCTCCAGCTTCTTAGTTTTATTCTGCTCTTCTTCCTCGGCGAGCTCCCCACGGGTGAACACGCCAAAGAGGGCCTGTCTCTCCACGTCGGAAATCAGATCAGCGAGGCCCTCACGCGGAAACTCCCGGAGCAGGATGGAGTACTGCCGTGTGTCCAGTGTTTTCTCATCCACGACAACGAGGAGGAGAGAGCGGTGGAGCAGCACGTAGTCCTTCAGAGACGTCAGGAACTTGATGAGACCCTTGAAGTCATTGTGGAGCAACAGGAACTCAAGGCCGTCGATGATAACTAAGGAACCCGAACCGTACTTCTCAAGGAACCTGATGATAGAGCCCTGAATAACATGGAGCTTTGCTGGATCAACCGAATTCTCCGCCTCCACCCTGCTGAGCCAGAGAAAGACGTCGAACTCATCACAACCCCTAGGTATTTTGCTCCTGCCAACATACGCCCTGCCACTGGCATGGGTGCAGAGGGGTTCGATTTTTTCCAATTCAGCCGGAGAAATGGTGAAAGCGCCAGGAGGCACTTCAGGAGTTCTTTTTTCCCGTCCAGGCTCTTTTGAGGAGGGAGAGGATTCACTGCGGGGAGAAGCAACCGGTGAGATTTCCCCAGTTCCCGGGAGGGATGTGGCGTAGGCCAGTCTCATGTAAAAGAAAACCGCAGTCATTATTACAACGTAGGATGCCGTGAAGAAAATGGCCATGAGGGGCCAGAGCGGAACGGGCATGAGGGAGTCCGCTACCGCAACGATGCTGGCTATAGTCGCTAAAATCGCAGAGACGAGAGTCATCAGAGCCAGTTTCCTGGCGAACTTACCCCTGAACCGGGTGTAATATATGAAAGCCTCATACACCATGAACAGTGAGACAAGCAGTATAATCAATCCCGCGACGAACTCCAGTGGATTGGTAAGCACGATTATCCCCGTGGATACTCTTCTCGACAAAATACTTAAACGTTCTCCCCGAAGCTTCGATATATATGGAGTGAGAATATAGAAATCTGGGTGATAAACATGACAGTGGTCAACATCGTGGACACGACCTTCAGGGACGCCCACCAGTCCCTTATAGCAACGCGCCTTCAGACGGAGGACATGCTTGCCATAGCCGAGAAGATGGATAGGATAGGCTTCTACTCAATGGAAGTCTGGGGAGGGGCGACCTTCGACGTCGCCATTCGCTACCTCAACGAAGACCCCTGGGAGAGGCTCAGACTGTTGAGGGAGCACATAAAGAAGACCAAACTCCAGATGCTCCTCCGCGGCCAGAACCTCGTCGGTTACCGCCACTATCCAGACGACGTTGCTAAAAAGTTCGTCGAGCTTGCCCACAAGAATGGGATAGACATCTTCCGCGTCTTCGATGCCCTAAACGACGTTCGGAACATGGAGGTGGCGATAAGAAAGGCAAAGGAAGTCGGGGCTGAGGTTCAGGGGGCGATAGCATACACGACGGGAAAGGTATTCACGCTGGAGTATTACATGAGAAAGGTCGAGGAGCTCCTCAAGCTTGACGTCGACGTCATAACGATAAAGGACATGGCCGGGCTCCTAACCCCATGGAAGGCCTACGAGCTGGTAAGTGAAATAAAAGAAAGATACGGCATCCCGGTTGACGTTCACACGCACTCAACAACGGGGATGGCGGTTGCCACTTACCTCAAAGCGGTTGAGGCAGGGGCCGACTTCATAGACACAGCAATAAGCCCGCTCGCCTTTGGAACGGCCCAGCCGGGTATACAGACTATATGGCACGCCCTTCCCGAGGCCGTTGGAAGCCACCTCGACCGCGAGCTTATTCACGAGGTCTCGCGCTACCTCAGAAACCTGCTTGAGGAGAAGTACTGGGGCTTACTCCACAAGGGAACCCTCATGGTGAACCCCTACGTCCTCAAGTACCAGGTTCCGGGCGGGATGTACTCCAACCTCATAAACCAGCTCAAGGAGATGAAAGCTTTAGACAGGCTCCAGGAGGTTCTCGAGGAGATACCAAGGGTAAGGGAAGACCTCGGCTGGCCGCCCCTTGTAACGCCGACGAGCCAGATAGTCGGAACGCAGGCGGTCCTCAACGTCCTCTTCGGAAGGTATGAACGGGTAACCGAGGAGGTCAAGAACTACATTAAGGGCCTCTACGGCAGGCCGCCGGCTGAGGTAAACCCGGAGCTCAGGAAGAAGGTTCTCGGCGGAGAGGAGGAGATAACTGTTCGGCCGGGAGAACTCCTCGAGCCGATGCTCGAAAAGTGCAGGAAGGAGCTTGCGGAGCTCGGAATCGAGAGGGAGGAGGACGTTCTAACATACTGCCTCTTCCCGCAGGTGGCAAAGGAGTTCTTTGAGGAGAGGAAAGCGGGAAGAAAGGGACCGAGAATGCCCCCAAGCGCCCAGAAGGTCAAGCTCTACGTGAACGGTGTCGAGTTCGAGGTTGGCATTGAGGGACTCGACCTGAGCGCGCTGAAGTACCTGCCCCAGATAGCGAGCGCTGGAGCAGCAGCCCCGATAGCACAGGAGCCTTCCGCTCCGGCAACCTCACCTCCAGTTCCAGCTTCAAGTGTCTCCTCGCCTGCTTCGGCGCCTGCCCCTGCAGCTTCAGCTACTCCTTCACCGGCTCCTGCGGGTGAGGGTGTTGTGACCGCACCAATGCCAGGAAAAATCCTCAGAATACTCGTGAAGGAAGGCGAGCAGGTTAAAACCGGCCAGGGTCTGCTTATCCTAGAGGCAATGAAAATGGAGAACGAGATTCCAGCACCAAAAGATGGCGTAGTGAAGAAAATCCTCGTCAAAGAAGGAGACACCGTAAACACAGGAGACCCAATGATGGAGATTGAGTAGACCCGTATCCTTTCATATTTTCTTTGCGTTTATCAGTACTATGTCCTCAAAGAAAAAGTGCTTCTTAGCGGCAACCCTAGCAGTTAAACCCACTTCCCTCAGCCGTTTAAGGGTTTCCTCAATCCCAGTTATCGAGCTCTGGACTATCTGGACGACTCCGCTTTGTTTTAGATAGTTGGGAACCTCCTCTATGAACCTATCGAGGACTTCCCTTCCGGTTTCGCCGCCAAGGAGGGCGAGGTCTATTGACTCTTCAGGCTCGCCGGGGAGGTAGGGGGCATTGAAGGTGATTACGCCGAACTTACCGGAGACATTCTCAAAGAGGTCGCTCTGCCGGAATTCAACGTTTCTAATGCCGTTCAACATGGCATTTTCCTTGGACAGTTCAACCGCGATGGGATTTACATCAACCCCAATGACAGAGCGGGTCTTTCTGGCCATTAGAAGGGCGATTATCCCAGTCCCCGTGCCGATGTCGAGGGCAACGTCTCCCTCTCTGACGGCAAGGTTCGCGGCTAGGAGGAAGGTGTCCTCGGCGGGCTCGTATACCTGGGGGTGGAGCTTGATCTGGAGGCCGTTGTAGTTGATGAACATGGGATGAGATAGGGGAGGGGGCTTAAAGGTTTTCCCTCGGCTCCTTCGGCAGGATTATGTCCTGAGCAATTTACATCCCTTGTAACTTACATGGGATGTAAAAATTTCTTTGATACAAAGCCCGTTAAAGCGTCATGTCTGGAAAAGACGCTGAAGAAAGGAGTCAGTATGGGGTAAGGAAGAAGAGAAAATCACTTCTTCTTCCACTCGGTGTAGCCGCACCTTCCGCAGCTCCAGCGGTCGCCATGGTCGGCCATGAAGACGCCGGGGCCGCAGCGCGGGCAGAACCTGTTCTTCCTCTTGACCTTTCCGCCCTGAACCTCGTAGAGCTTCCACTTCTGGCTGGTCTTCTTCTTTCCACCCTTACCCTTGGCCATTTAAACCACCTCACTCCTCCTTCTTCTCAATGAGGCCTTCCCTGAGGAGAATGTACTCTGGCTCTATGTAGAGCATCCTCTCCCTGGTCTCGTAGGCCTTGGCATAGCCCTTTGAAACGCTGCTTCCGAAGTAGCTCCTGATGTACTGGATGACGGTCGTGTTGGCGTCGAGGTCGAGCATGGCGGCGAGCTTGCCCTTAACATCGGCCCTGCTCGGCGTCGGCTCTCCCTCGTGGAGCACGTCGAAGTATATTTCCTTCCTTCCGAGGAGCTTGTTCTCCTTAATCTCGGTAACCTTAATCTCCATCGTGAACCACCTCCATCTTAGAGAGTATCTGCGCACACCTGCGCTTGCATTCGGGTGTTACCTTTATAAGCACTACCCCCTCGTCGGGCTGGCCGTAAAGGACGAGCGAACCGAGGGGAGCGTAGAGGACCGCTGGAATCGCGGCCAGGTCTTCCTCGCCATTTACCTTTACCTGAACCCGCCTTCCGCGGAGGGCAATCTCAACCCCCTTTCGGAGGGCGTTTAATAAAGCTTTCGTTACCGTCCCCGGAGGGTTCTTAACGGTTAGAAAAACAGCATTCGAGCTGACCTTCGGGGAGTACTCCCTTCTCTTAGTTTTGTGGTCGTAGACGGCTATGTTGGGCTCAATTCCCAGTCTCAGGACGTTTTCGGTGACAACATCGCCAACGGTTATTGTGAAGGCATCTTTCTCAAGAATCGGCCTCAGACGGAGATAAGGCTTCGGAATCTCACCCTCGATTAACTCACCAAGGGGTTCCTTAAGCTCACCACGAAGCTCAGGGGTTAAAAGGAAGTAGAAGTCGGACATATCATCTCACGCGGATTGCATATTTACCCGGAACCGTGACTCCCAGGGTCTTGGCTATCCTGCTGTTCTCCGGGTCGATGATTATGACGAGGTCGAACCACTCGTCGCTGAGGTCTCTGCTCCCGCAGACCGGGCAGCGGTCTTCCGTAGTTATGTAATGGCAGTGCCTGCACGCCCTCTCCTTCGCCATGGTCAGGCCTCCTTCTCCTTGCGTTTCTCCTTTTCAATCCAGTCCCTCTTTCCGAGGCCCGGCTGGCGCATGGTCAAGCCTATCTTGTTCTCCCTGATGACGCGGCTCTTGACACTTATGGCTATGATCCTCGCCCTGACCTCATCACCGAGCTTAAGAGTTCTCTTTGTCTCCTTGCCGAGGAACTGCTTGTTCTTCTCGTCAAAGACGACGTAGTCGTCCATGAGCTGGCTTATGTGGACGAGACCGTCAACCGGCCCAATCCTGATGAACGCACCGTAGGGAGCCACGTCGATTACCTCTCCCTCAACGACCTCGTGCATCTCCGGTTTCCAAGCGAGGACGTTGAAGACTGCTTCGTGGTAGGTCGCGCCATCGCCGGGGACTATCGTGCCGTCCCCAACTTCCTCTACATCCAGCACCGCCAGAACAACACCGTCGTCCCTGTCGTAGATACCCTCGTAGGTCTCGCGGAGGACTGCCCTCGCCGCCTCCTTTGGATCCATCGTGAACATCCTGGGCGGGATCCTGACGACGTCCTTAACCTTCAGGAGCCTGTACATGTCCTGGCCTCCCAAAAAAAGGGTGAAGGAGGGTCACTCCTTCTTTCCAAACTTCTCCTTGTAGAGCTCGATCGCCCTGAGTATCTCCTTCTTGGCCTCCTCGGCGTTGCCCCAGCCTTCTATCTTGGTGGTCTTGCCCTGGAGCTCCTTGTACCTCTGGAAGAAATGGGCTATCTCGTCGAGGAAAGCCTTCGGAACGTCGTCGATGTCCTTCCAGTCCTTGAAGTAGGGATCATCAGCTGGAACGGCCAAGACCTTCCAGTCCTTGTCGCCGCTGTCGTTCATCTTCATTATGCCCACCGGTCTAGACTCGATTAGAGTGAGCGGGTATGTGGGCTCGCGCATGATGACCATTATATCAAACGGGTCGCCGTCGTCGTAGTAGGTCTGCGGAATGAGTCCATAGTCGACCGGGTAGAAGAACGGGCTGTAAAGAACCCTATCGAGCTTGATAAGGCCGTGCTTTTTGTCGAGTTCGTACTTGTTCCTGCTCCCCCTCGGAATCTCTATAATAGCATTCACAACCTCCGGGACGTTCGGTCCTGGCTCAACATCGTGGAACGGGTTCATCTCTAACCACCTCTTACCCCTTTTAGAAATCACTAAGTTAGCTTTCGAAGAGTGCTTTTAAAGTTGTTGGTTTGGGGAAACATAAAAATCCAGAAAAGGCTTCACTCAACCTTCTCCTCTTCCCGGCGGGAGCCTTCCCGGTACTCATAGATAACCCCACCATCGACTACTGCGTAAACATCCTGATCCCCATCAACATAGTGAACTATGGGCTTGTCCACCAGGTCAAATACCTTCTCAAGATCCTCAACCGACTCGAGGGCCACAGGATCGATTGTCCCTATCCCGCTTGGAACACCGTCCACGATGAACTTCCTCAGACCCTTCATCTCATCCTCGGGCTTTTTCTCCCTGCGGGTGTAGGCAAATCCCAACGGGGGCACCAAGAAGAGGAGCGCCATAGCCGGAAAAAGCGTTCTGCCCTCAGATACCGCTATTTCCCTGCCGGCAAAGTTCATTTTGTGAACCGTGGTGTTGGCGTGCCTTTCTACCTTTTTGTAATCCTTTGTGGGATTGGTAAGCTTTAGCATGCCCGAAGTGTCCGTGGTTAGAGACACCTTCTGCGTGAAAGGTTCCCTTCCAGGTACCTCCACCTCAACCATCAGGTAAGTGTCTCCGCTGGCGCGGTAGAGGCCCGTTCCCTGCTGGACATCTTTAAGGTCGCTCTCCAGCTCCCCAACATCGAAAGTCACCGGAATGGAAAAGGAGCCTGAGAACTCCCCGCTCCATGATTCCCGCGTTTTGTTCGTTATATAGACGCGCTTCTTGTTGGAGGTAACGTAGTAGTCGGTCCTAAGAAACGCCTTATACTTACCCTCTGCTTTTGGGCTCTCGACGTATCTGTAGTTACCGGTTATCATCCGGGTTATCTTCCTGGGATAGTAGCTTAAGCTCGTCCCGTTCTGATAGACAGATTCATTGGAGAAGAACCCCATGTGGGTCAGCTCCCCCCTCTCAGTATAGCTGGTCTTGTAAGTGACTTTTGTGATGATAGGGCTGGTTCTGTAAGCCGCCATCGAGTACGCTCCGAAAAGGACTGCGATTCCTATGAAAACTGCAAGTGTGACCTTGATAGCTTTATCCCTATCCACAGAAATTTTTCTCATAGCTCAACACCCTCCTCAATGTGTAAAAAATAATAAAAACTTCATGGTCAATCTCCATCTCCCCCGCATCCGCAGTTACCACAGCATCCCCCGCACGCCACTGACACCCAGAGACCGTTGCTGACAATGCCGTACCCTTTGATTTCTGCCCCGTCGTTCAGGGGGTGAGGTCCGCACGATGTGAACTCCTGCTGGCCACCACCGTTTACCCTCGTGAATATCGTCACGTTCATGTGCTCGCTTCCGCCGGCTGGAACAGTCACGTTCCACTCCATCTTGGTTGCAGGGGATGTTCCGTGACCTCCGCCGCAGCCATGATGACAGCCTCCCGCGTTGGCTGGCCAGAACCTGTAGGTGCCCGCGCTCGCGCCCGTTCCCAACAAGCTCACGTTGAACTCCGCCGGGATGGTGTCAGTTATCGTCAAGTTAAGGTCCTCGTTGGTCGGGTTCGTCACCACTATCTGGAAGACCCATTCCTGGTACGTCTTCAGCGGGATGCCCGTTGTGTTCCCCGAGAGAAGCACCTTTTTTATCGTGGGGATTCCCCTCACGATTAGCCTTACCGGGCACGTGGATATCGATGCTCCTCCTCCTTCCCAGGTCGCGTACATCGTCATTGGGATTACGTACTCCCCTGGGGCCACGCATCCGGCCATGTAGTACCCCATGAACTCGTGGCTCTCGCCCGGAGAAAGCGTTACCGGTAGCCCCGTGTCGCTCTCGATGAGAACTCCGAGCTGGACCGGAAGGCCCGAGTAGTCCGGGTAAAGGGCCACCTGAACCTCTGAATCCGTGGGCAGGTTGTTGGTCACGTTTATCGCGCTGAAGTACCCAGCCGAGAACCTATCTACAACAACGGTTGCCGCGTATCCGTCCTCACACCCAAAACCCATGTACTCCTGATCGTGGGGCACTATGCTGACCATTATCCCCCTTGTAGACTCGTATTTCCTGAAGTTCCCGCTTGAACCGACAATGAGGAGGGCCCCCAAGACCAGTGCGGCGAGAATGAAAGTCATTTTCATATCAACCATCCCCCATTAGTTTGGTGAGGATGCTTCTCCTCCCTAGTCTGATTCTTAGTACATCTCCCTTGCCGATCTCGGCCAGATAGTAAAACGCTATCAGTACCGCCGTCAGCTCCAGGGCATACGCAACGAGCGGAAGGTAGGGGTTAAGATCATAAAGCGGTCTGATAATCCTCACGGGGAGCAAGGCAGGGTAGGCACGAACCTGGATTTCTTCCCGGTAAACCCTCGTATCCTCCGGGACGGAGATTCTCATATCAATCACATGCGTGCCTCCACCATTCACGGTGAACTCACGCTCTCCCAGAAGGGTCAGCCTACCTCCCTTCGGCTCGAGGAAGTAGTGGAACGGATAAACAGCACGGTTCTCAACGCTGAGGTTTTTCTCAAAGGTCGTCCCTGGCAGGTACCACCCCTCGCGCTGTCCTCCGGCAAGGGTGGAGGAGTACGAGAAGGCCAGAGTTCCCCACGAGGCGACCGTCACGAACAGAAAGCCGACCACTATGAGTACTGAGATGGCCGCATAAACTGTCTTTGCCCTGACCCTCAGGAATCTCCTCCTATGCCCACGGTGTTTTCGCTCCTTTCCTCCACTGGAGAAAGTTATGAGAACCCCTAGGAGAAGCATGATCCCTATGGCATACACGTTGGTTAGCTTGCTTCTCACGGACTCTATAAAGGCGCCCCCTCCGCGGATAACTAAGGGGTGTCTCATAACGGTTACAACCTTTCCCACGACGTTCTCCTTCCGGACCAAAGGATAAGCCCCGTCCTGCTGGTCCGTCGCGACGTTGTTGTCCCCCTTTGTAACGTACCCCCCGTCGACTACTGCGAATATCCTGTGAACTGTCCAGCCGTCCCTCCTGTGGAAGACTATGATGTCACCAACTTCACCGCCCTTTGAGAGGGGGTTCATGAAGAAAAGATCACCCTTGTTAATTGTGGGGGTCATGCTCTTGGAATAAGCGTACGATACAAAAACCGGTCTGTCAAGAACGAAACCCACCACTGAGGCCATGAGAATAATCAAGACTATTGCTGTAATGGTGCCTTCAAGCAGTTTTTTCATTCTCAACATCCCACATTCTCAAGATAAACAAAGACATTAAGCTGGGGCAAAGGCCCCGAAAGGAAATCACGGACTCTGGCTAGGGCAGGCTCCTGCAATTGCGGTGATACTCA belongs to Thermococcus sp. Bubb.Bath and includes:
- a CDS encoding HemK2/MTQ2 family protein methyltransferase; amino-acid sequence: MFINYNGLQIKLHPQVYEPAEDTFLLAANLAVREGDVALDIGTGTGIIALLMARKTRSVIGVDVNPIAVELSKENAMLNGIRNVEFRQSDLFENVSGKFGVITFNAPYLPGEPEESIDLALLGGETGREVLDRFIEEVPNYLKQSGVVQIVQSSITGIEETLKRLREVGLTARVAAKKHFFFEDIVLINAKKI
- a CDS encoding pyruvate/oxaloacetate carboxyltransferase, encoding MTVVNIVDTTFRDAHQSLIATRLQTEDMLAIAEKMDRIGFYSMEVWGGATFDVAIRYLNEDPWERLRLLREHIKKTKLQMLLRGQNLVGYRHYPDDVAKKFVELAHKNGIDIFRVFDALNDVRNMEVAIRKAKEVGAEVQGAIAYTTGKVFTLEYYMRKVEELLKLDVDVITIKDMAGLLTPWKAYELVSEIKERYGIPVDVHTHSTTGMAVATYLKAVEAGADFIDTAISPLAFGTAQPGIQTIWHALPEAVGSHLDRELIHEVSRYLRNLLEEKYWGLLHKGTLMVNPYVLKYQVPGGMYSNLINQLKEMKALDRLQEVLEEIPRVREDLGWPPLVTPTSQIVGTQAVLNVLFGRYERVTEEVKNYIKGLYGRPPAEVNPELRKKVLGGEEEITVRPGELLEPMLEKCRKELAELGIEREEDVLTYCLFPQVAKEFFEERKAGRKGPRMPPSAQKVKLYVNGVEFEVGIEGLDLSALKYLPQIASAGAAAPIAQEPSAPATSPPVPASSVSSPASAPAPAASATPSPAPAGEGVVTAPMPGKILRILVKEGEQVKTGQGLLILEAMKMENEIPAPKDGVVKKILVKEGDTVNTGDPMMEIE
- a CDS encoding DUF5305 family protein — its product is MRKISVDRDKAIKVTLAVFIGIAVLFGAYSMAAYRTSPIITKVTYKTSYTERGELTHMGFFSNESVYQNGTSLSYYPRKITRMITGNYRYVESPKAEGKYKAFLRTDYYVTSNKKRVYITNKTRESWSGEFSGSFSIPVTFDVGELESDLKDVQQGTGLYRASGDTYLMVEVEVPGREPFTQKVSLTTDTSGMLKLTNPTKDYKKVERHANTTVHKMNFAGREIAVSEGRTLFPAMALLFLVPPLGFAYTRREKKPEDEMKGLRKFIVDGVPSGIGTIDPVALESVEDLEKVFDLVDKPIVHYVDGDQDVYAVVDGGVIYEYREGSRREEEKVE
- a CDS encoding DUF371 domain-containing protein encodes the protein MMREVIHCRGHPNVKATHRSTLEFTKEDYLTPRGDCIICIKADRGINDLSEEFKRALRGGRKLRIRIKVGELEDEVLAEGSPELILDHPYSVVVRKSTYIDARTLAINANKAARDIDRRIVEMLKNPKTEAEIELVIEE
- a CDS encoding 30S ribosomal protein S24e codes for the protein MEIKVTEIKENKLLGRKEIYFDVLHEGEPTPSRADVKGKLAAMLDLDANTTVIQYIRSYFGSSVSKGYAKAYETRERMLYIEPEYILLREGLIEKKEE
- a CDS encoding signal peptidase I, encoding MKKLLEGTITAIVLIILMASVVGFVLDRPVFVSYAYSKSMTPTINKGDLFFMNPLSKGGEVGDIIVFHRRDGWTVHRIFAVVDGGYVTKGDNNVATDQQDGAYPLVRKENVVGKVVTVMRHPLVIRGGGAFIESVRSKLTNVYAIGIMLLLGVLITFSSGGKERKHRGHRRRFLRVRAKTVYAAISVLIVVGFLFVTVASWGTLAFSYSSTLAGGQREGWYLPGTTFEKNLSVENRAVYPFHYFLEPKGGRLTLLGEREFTVNGGGTHVIDMRISVPEDTRVYREEIQVRAYPALLPVRIIRPLYDLNPYLPLVAYALELTAVLIAFYYLAEIGKGDVLRIRLGRRSILTKLMGDG
- a CDS encoding GTP-dependent dephospho-CoA kinase gives rise to the protein MSDFYFLLTPELRGELKEPLGELIEGEIPKPYLRLRPILEKDAFTITVGDVVTENVLRLGIEPNIAVYDHKTKRREYSPKVSSNAVFLTVKNPPGTVTKALLNALRKGVEIALRGRRVQVKVNGEEDLAAIPAVLYAPLGSLVLYGQPDEGVVLIKVTPECKRRCAQILSKMEVVHDGD
- the spt4 gene encoding transcription elongation factor subunit Spt4 produces the protein MAKERACRHCHYITTEDRCPVCGSRDLSDEWFDLVIIIDPENSRIAKTLGVTVPGKYAIRVR
- a CDS encoding 30S ribosomal protein S27ae → MAKGKGGKKKTSQKWKLYEVQGGKVKRKNRFCPRCGPGVFMADHGDRWSCGRCGYTEWKKK
- a CDS encoding inorganic diphosphatase, giving the protein MNPFHDVEPGPNVPEVVNAIIEIPRGSRNKYELDKKHGLIKLDRVLYSPFFYPVDYGLIPQTYYDDGDPFDIMVIMREPTYPLTLIESRPVGIMKMNDSGDKDWKVLAVPADDPYFKDWKDIDDVPKAFLDEIAHFFQRYKELQGKTTKIEGWGNAEEAKKEILRAIELYKEKFGKKE
- a CDS encoding thymidine kinase, which encodes MHPGGFLEVITGPMFAGKTTELIKRVERQIFAKRKAALFKPAIDNRYSEKEVVAHNGLRYEAFVVPTTEEGVERIKEVTLTEGYEVIGIDEVQFFPLSIVKTLNELADRGIYVIASGLNLDFKADPFPVTKELLVRADNIVYLTAVCTVCGKPATRSQRLIDGKPAPRDSPVIHVGGRESYEARCREHHIVP
- a CDS encoding DUF835 domain-containing protein — encoded protein: MSRRVSTGIIVLTNPLEFVAGLIILLVSLFMVYEAFIYYTRFRGKFARKLALMTLVSAILATIASIVAVADSLMPVPLWPLMAIFFTASYVVIMTAVFFYMRLAYATSLPGTGEISPVASPRSESSPSSKEPGREKRTPEVPPGAFTISPAELEKIEPLCTHASGRAYVGRSKIPRGCDEFDVFLWLSRVEAENSVDPAKLHVIQGSIIRFLEKYGSGSLVIIDGLEFLLLHNDFKGLIKFLTSLKDYVLLHRSLLLVVVDEKTLDTRQYSILLREFPREGLADLISDVERQALFGVFTRGELAEEEEQNKTKKLEEKAKSTKSAGEKRDKSDAPGQREDKFQNGL
- a CDS encoding DNA-directed RNA polymerase, which produces MYRLLKVKDVVRIPPRMFTMDPKEAARAVLRETYEGIYDRDDGVVLAVLDVEEVGDGTIVPGDGATYHEAVFNVLAWKPEMHEVVEGEVIDVAPYGAFIRIGPVDGLVHISQLMDDYVVFDEKNKQFLGKETKRTLKLGDEVRARIIAISVKSRVIRENKIGLTMRQPGLGKRDWIEKEKRKEKEA